In Lycium ferocissimum isolate CSIRO_LF1 chromosome 3, AGI_CSIRO_Lferr_CH_V1, whole genome shotgun sequence, the genomic window AGGTGTTTCATACCAACCTGGCTTTATTCATGCTGGtattatatttaatttcttcttcTACACATACATTTTGCTATGACTGTGTACAATAGACTCGTATGGTccggttttttttttcgaactCCAGTACATAGTGGGAACTTAGCACACTAGgcagctctttttttttttttttttttcggattaAAAACctcttatcttcttcttttcttttttctttttttttcccttcatttttcGATTTTTAGTACTGTACCTACATGCAGACAAGTACTACACGTATCTTGGTTTTCCGTTTGTTAGTGTGATTATATagggtattattttttttaaaaaaaaataaattatttacacTTGAGAGTTTACATTAGTTTAATCAATGCAAGACATATGTATTGTGTGAACAGATTTGAaacttaatcatgattaaataTTATGCATCCTCACTTTAATTTTAACTATTAATAAGATTAAATTGTATCATTTGATATAAACATCCGATGCATaaacttttttctctttcttggtTGTCTATGTAACTCATTTATATagtaaaaatgtaaaattactttttttttggcttactAAAATTTCGGTTTCAGTACCAAGCCAATGAATATAGTATCTTGTGTCATTTATACCCATAATTATTACTTAATCATTGATTAAGTGATATGTGAACCACTTGAATATTTAAAAGTGCTAGGGTTAAACTCATTTATTTAGTGTAAACTATTTGATATAGGTAAATATTCACCTAGAAATTTATTTGAAACATGACATTTGCCCTTTCATACACATTATTCCATCTAACTTGATCAGTTTTTAATTGCCGAAGGTTtaaattcattattttgttGCACAGTAACATTTGGAAAGTTatgttttttgtttattttattgatttggttcTTGATTAATATATATAGGAAGAGGAGTAATgcacaaccaaactacaacaaaTGGGAACAATACAAGGAGACAAGTAAGGTTGTTTGGGGTGAACCTAGAGTGCGAGGTAGATGAGTCGTGCTCAGAGCCATTGACCCCAGATGGCTCATCATCATCGAGCCACCACCAACAAAGTCATGAGTATCAGGGTCAAGCTAGCCAACACTATTACCAATACCAAGTCCATTATTCCAATCCTCATGTTGTTCCTGCAGCTGCTTCCTATAATAATAACAGCTACAATGACATGGTAcgccttttttattttagtaatgaaaatttcaacttttcttACTTGAATAAGTAGGTGCTTGAACATGAATTGAAtgatattttaagaaaatagtaTTTGAAATTAAGTCGAAAAAACATTTAAAGCTAAGATTGACAATGCATTTAGACATGCATTTGAGAAAATATTGATGTTTtgtgagagatttttttttttttttttttttgttgaaaaactTTTTCCCAGTGAAAATTGATGCGATGTATAACCAAACAGattttttacttttgttttgtttttttttttttttttaaatctaaatGGGCCcttgattagtttttttttttttttaaagaaaggtAATTTTGTACTATTAAGAATAGTGTTAAATATGTGATTGATCAGTCCAAATTCCCAGATTGATTTTCCTGTTTCCTTTAGTGAAACAGATCTATACATACTCTACAGTCACCCTACGTAATATTCAATTCTTAAAATACAATGCAACTAGCTAACAGGGTGTATTAGTTAAATTGGAAATAGGTTAGCAACGTGACTAAAGGCCaagaaacataaataaaattatactaGTGCCACCAAGTAGTATAGTTGAACAAGTAATGTTCATTTGTAGTAGCAATCAATTTTGCTACTTCTTGAAATCACATGTAAGCTGTTTTGGAATTTGTGCTAGCTTTCTTTGCCCAACTAGCTAACTAGTACTTTCTTTTAACCCTCCTGTCTTTaaactttaaactttaatttttgttttagaAATTTGAGGATAGAATTATTTGGTATCAATTTTGGTGAAAGGTAgcagatatttcatgaaactagTTGAGATGTGTGTAAATTAACAAGAACACTGtcattatacaaaaatataatattaatattgtCACTCTCAAAACTAtgtttcccaaaaaaaaaaaaaaaagaaaaaaaaaaagatgaattaaTAGTAATGTGTGTTCTAGAGGACTCCAAGCAGCCCTTGAGAATTTTATAATCTCCCTGTTTTGGATTAATGTGAGAtattctcttctctctttctcttgtggggtctaataataataatctagcctttcctctaattttttccttatagtaaaaatgaaaacaaaattttcttttcttctccctAAGCTTCTCTACCTTTGCTTGCCCTTTCCAAGTCTTCTTTCTAtctacggaaaagggtcaaatatacccctgtactatcagaaaagggttaaatatacccttcgttatattttgggtccaaatatatcctttccgttatactttgggttcaaatatatccTTCTATTATATTTTGGTCCAAATATATCCCTCCTCCGTTAAAATTGTCCAAAGTGGACATGAAATGTGACGTGGCACTGACAACTTGGTGAGGTGGACAccacatggcatgccacctcaccgcTCGAAAGAGACCGTGCAAATCAAATATACAATTTTTAAATTGTTCATATTcgaaattatttcttaaaaattatacTCCAACGGGGTTGTAATATACAAGACTTCCTACCGCGTTGGAAAGTGACGCAAAAGATTCATTCGTTTACTTCTTTCAgtttttgtttccttttgtGGTTGAAAAAACTGTAAAATTGATTCAGGATTTCAATACTGTGAAAATTGGATTCGCATAAAACATAGATCGATGTATGCAAATTGATATAAGCTAGGGTTTAGAGTATACGTAAATGCTTTACCATTTCAAATTAGTGATTTGGGTAGCTGACTTTGTTGCAGTGAAGTTGAACGGAGATGATAACAAAATAGGGGAAAAGCGTATTGAAGAAGAGATCAAACTAATTGAGGCTATAGAAGCACTTTCTACACTGAATCTAATGTGTGAAAATACGTAATTCTGTGTGTACACAGATAGATACAAACACATATGGGTGTGTATTAAAAAAACGATGTTAAACTGTGATTGTTGacaaaataattcataaaaaGGATCTAAAAATTTTGTAATGGAACCGGTGAATTTCATTTCAGGATTTCGATACCGTGGAAATGGGTTGGGGTGGTGaggtggtgaggtggcatgaCATGTGGTGTCCACCTCACCGAGTTGTCAGTGTCACGTCACATTTAATGTCCACCTTGACAATTTTAACGGAggagggtatatttggaccaaaatataatggaagggtatatttaaatCCAAAGATAACTAAAGCGATATTTGGACCAAAGATAAATAGCGAagatatttaacccttttctcgatagtacaggggtatacttgacccttttccgttctATCTATCTACCTGCTCTACAGAAAACTAAAAATTAGTCATTTTGTTGCTAAACTCAATAATTTATATCTAATCCGTTGCTAAATAAGATTAATAGTGAACTCGGCTATTTAATATAGAATTTATCcgttgttaattttttttaaaaatgtattgATTGTGTTTTCCGCATGTGGAGTCGTGTAAAAGGAGAATACCTAGGGAATACATCAATAAAATGATTGCTAAGAGTGTGGACATATCTTTAAATTGTGTGTTATTATTTGGTTCGTGGTCCCGACTTACCATAGCAGGCAACTTCCAAAAACTTGAAGCAAACTTCAATGAACCAAAAGATATTGTGTTAAAATGAGTAGCTTTGGCGAGGCAACTTTaggagaacaaaaaaaaaaaaaaaaagggggagcaATATAGTCAACTTTGCTGCTCACTCCCAGAGTCAGACTTCTATTTGGTAACCAAATCAAACTCTGCAAGCTGGCATATCAAAGACTTATGTTGTACTCCCCTCCTGTGACACTACTTTTTAGTTTTTACAAGTCACAAGTCAtgttctgaattttttttttaattttttttatactttagaaaaatttcaactttttatatttttcattttatgcttgattatatattttattctaAAATTTTACTTGTTTGTTTTAAATCTCATATTTAGCTAAATAGGTTCACATGAAATAAAattgagggagtattattttaagCTTGGGAAGTGACATCATACAACCTTTTGCAAGATAATTCGTAGAACCTTTTTCTAGTAGGTCATGTTCTTTTCATGCCTAGGTAACACTTCTGGTTTTTGAAATTGGCCAATTTCCCCACAATTAAAGAAAGACTTGATTGGGTCATTTTAGTTCattttgacttaaaaataaCCAGAGTAGGATTAAGATGTCCAAGGACTGCTGTTGTTTTAGAAGCAATATCACAAGTAATGACGGAGTCAAAATTTTAAGCcctaatatataaataaaagttttaATATATGATACTCCATCtgttccaaaaagattgtcctcctttcctttttagtctgtcctaAAAAGAatgtcctctttttatatttagaaacaatttaaccttatgagatgatttacaaccacataaATATTTAAGACTTATTTTGGATCATACATTTCAAAagcctttctttatttcttaaattttgtgtcaagTTAAAAgaagataatctttttgggacggaggtagtagaagataatttttttgggacggagggagtataattttcTACGAATCCCCTTTCGGTACCCTGGCTCCTCCGATGACCACACGTATTGCTTCAGATAAGCATCCTTTGCATACAATTTAATGATGCGTGGGTAAAGTCAAGTGCATCACGTTTTCCAAGCCTTTAACATGAAGCAAAATACTATTGAGGTTGCAATAAAGTTCGTTTGAAACTTTCATGGTGTATTGAATACTTAGCTATCTGTGTCACCAAATAACCGGTGGTCCAGACAGGGATGGTCATATGCACACACTACAATTATTAGTACTTCTATCGaaccttttctttaattttatgaTATTGCTAATAATTATACTGTATGGTCGTTGTAACAGGATATGGATTACTCGAGAAATGTCAACCAGATGAGATATCACCAGGGATAAGATCTGTGGATGTGACATAAGGATTCACTATTATGGGCCACTtggaaaatggaatatcaaaaacaagcaattaaaagaaaaaagaaaactaaaaagggaaaaatcccAGATTTTCTGGCCACCTGCTTCTCCCAGAAAGGTGATGTACGTCAACTTCAACAACTCCAAGTCCAGGGGAAagcaaatgaaaataaaaataaaaattgcaacTTTGAAAGAAACGTGAGAGTGTTTTGAGGTGTGAGGAGCTGAACAGTGGAGCAGAGGTGGGCCATCCAAGTATAGATTGACGTAAACAAAGGCCCAAATGGAATAATATGGGCCGTTTGTATACAAAAATCTTGCCGACCCAACTTGTTTGATACTGAAACGTAATTATTGTTTGTTTGCaagaatttataaataaatgcaGGATGACATCCTTAACAAGAAGTATAGGAACCAAGAGGAAATATAATGGAGATTACAAGCGTTCATGGTTCAGTTTGTGTCGATTTTGGATAAGATAATAGTGTCTGTACCAATGGGATCGTTTAGTACACGGTGTAAGGTGAGATATTTCAAAGACTAATTTTGGAATTAATTTTGTACTATATTTGAtagaaagtataaatttattttgagATTAGTTTGTACCTTCTACCAAATAGAGTATAAAATGAAGCTCAAACTTAATGATGTATATCCACCTTATCCCATTAACCTTGAAATTTTATCCTACCTTTCAGACGGGATAAATTAGTCTcagaattataattttgggaTAATTTTGTTTGCATACCAAAAGAAGGTAGTGTCTTAGGAGTGCTATTTGCCATCTATTCGAGGCAAGTAACAGTTTGAACAGCTTTTGCTTCACATTTTTAGTCTAATTCGATGGAAGAATTCCTTTTGTTCAACAGTGTGTTCAGTGTACAACTacatatgttttgatgattcaTATGAAAAAGAACAGTTGGAAAGATTTGTCGATCTAACCTGTGAGAGCTCTCAAGTTCATTTCTCAAGAAGTCGGTCAAAGTAAAAAATGTCAAGATACGTTCTTAACAAGACTACTACTACATTCTAATTTAATATAGTTTGAACCTATTATATCCAGGGGTGGAGCCAAGTGATGGTCAGGTATTCACCCGAATTTCCTTCAACGAAAAattatcatgtatacataatgttaaaattatttttttatgtataaatagtagatgttgaacttCCTTAGCTTCTTCATTTCttactcttttatatttttgaacacCCTAGTGAAAAATCCTGGCTCCGTCACTAATTACATCAACAAGACTGTTAGAATCAGCAATGCATCTATGCATAGCCACTAAAAAATATCTAAGGAAATTTCAGGCGTGAGCCAAAAGGAGAACATTGCCAAACCAACTTCAAACAACAGTAAAATAAATACAGCAAAATAAAGCAGTGCTCAAAAACTGGTAGTACCCGAGTATTGTTCATGTAAATATCATCCCTTACATCACCGCCATTCTAGTTATGTACAAAAATGAGAAATGGAGATACTCATTAACATGATTGTCTCGACAGAAATAAGGGAGGACATCGTACAAGTTCTTGCAGCTGGTATTGCAAAAGATGAACTCACAAATTGTCCATTAAAACTCAAGTTGGTCCTTTGGAGTTCGATGCATCAGCGCCTTCGGATGGTTTTGAGTCTGTCTTTTTCTCCATGATTTGTTGGATGCCTTCTTGATATCCTTGTATGAAACTTTTAAGTGCATCTGTATATGCGGAAGCTCTTGTCATGTAAACTCGTTGCAGTGCTGGTCGTAGTGTCTCCATGCCACCTCTTGCAGCCACAGCTGGGGTGCACAACAGTTTGGTAACTTAATTTAGAAACGATTTCAATACGACTGAAAGGATTTATCTACTAATTAAAGAGACTACACGAAATATACAGTGTGATAAGTGTAAATGTTGTGCAATGCTTATATGGTTAAGAGAAATTTTAAATGGATAAAACATAGAAGTAAATGTTGATTTTCAGCATAAATCATTGCAGAATTTTCGTGAAACTAAGATATCCAGCTTCTTGGAGCATGTTATAACAGAATCGTAGCAGCAAAATTGATCTCATGACTAAGTTCTCAAGAGGCTACGTGATTGTTGACACCTAAATACTGAGgaaattttaaaagggaaaaaaaaaactttcaagtTAATCCAGGAATATATCCTCAAAGTCACTTAAGCTTTCAGCTTTAAGGGTTCGTGGCTAGAATTTTTGTAGGAAGAAATCGTTGGGAACATACAAGCTATGATTATCTGTTATTTGTGGAGAACATAATCTTAACTCGTTCTGActttcaaaaactaaaaattaacACGATCAAAATGGAATGCACTTATTTATGAATGCTCACACACCCACTCATTATTCCATTCAAGAAGACTATGTGGAGGGGCAAGAAAACAAGGTGCCTAGTAGAAATTCAGTACTGAAATCAATATACAGGACAAATGATGACATTGGAAATTTTGTTGACGTGAATCTGAATAAGTGGCTCAaagttttaacttttaagtcgtgtgaaataaagaagaaaaaatatataagagCTTAACAGAAGCAGCCATGCAGCTTATGGCCTAAAAAGTAGAGAATGTCAAACAGTAAAGACATCACTTGCCATAAAATAAACACGGCTAATTGAGATTTTAAGATGGATGGATGAAAAAGTAGTACGAAATggcataaataattaacaaaataGATGTTTTAATAGAAATTAGATTAATCATGTATTCATGTTACAGTGCAACTACCCTACTATTACTAAGTTGAATTAGGAAAACCATTATTTGATATGGAAACAGGTAATCAAACAGAAAATGAAGCAAATTAATTAGTGATTAACATGGCTATTGACAGAACTAAATGGAGTTTAAAATAATTGTCTAAACGTGAGAAAATTTTGATTGCATCAAGTCAACCATCAGGTGTTTGAACATCTAGAGGTCATAGAGTATCACAGCGTATGCAAGAGATGTCCTAGTTACTTTCCTCTGGATCTAATTAATCAAAAGCCCCATATAATCATCCATTTTACAAATACTTATCAATATGTGTCAAACAATGACAATTCAATTAGCTGCATAAATTCAAATATAGAGAGTTTTGAAATCGAAAGGTCATCAGAGTATCAAAAAGTATGACAAGAGATCTCCTTTGAACTTCCTTTCCCCTTGTATGATGAAATTATCCAAAAGCTTAATATAATCCTTGTATCTTAGAGATAGCTACAATTATGAGCCTGAACCAAGATAATTCAATGCAAACACTAAGAAAGACTTCATCCCAAAAAAGCCAAAATGGCGAAAGCTAATTTTTCAGGAGACTCGTCACAGGATAGGCCATTTCTACTGACGATTAACTTTCTTAATCTCTTTCGTAAATGGATGATAACCTTTTCTAGATCTAATAAGACAGAGGCATCAGAAGCTAACGCAGTATTGCCATTGGCGAAAAGACAAGTATCAAGTGACAGTTAATGGCTTTAAGTGTAACACGCAATTAAAAGTGCTCAGTAAAAGAAAGGTGAAatgacaaacaaattaaaatcataTATGTAATGCAAGAAAATATAACTATAATCACAAATAACAATTGTGTGCTTCACTTCTCACTTCTCCCTTCGAGCCCTATAGACCTTGTCGCTTTTTtgcacttttttcttttaagaacaCTGACTCCCACCATTCATACAAGAAAAAGAAGTAGGACAGATGTCCTGTAATGTGGATAGGGACATATCTTTTACTACATGTTGAGTCATAAAGTACCTCTATTGATCCAGCATATCTCTGGTAAAGTTTCCATgtacaaaaagaaagaatagcAATCGTGTATGAAAGACAACTGGCAAGGTATTTTACCTAGATCCTCTAATGTTGAGGGTTCCTTCTCCTTTCTGTTACCATTTTCTTCATCCAACCCGCCTTCAATCTCACGCTTCTTTTTGTGTTCATTGGGCCGAAGTTCAGGACCAATGTCCCTCACCCAGCTTGCAGCATAAAGCCTAGACGCTTCCTTAAGCACCTGAATCAATATTACCAAGAACAGATGGCAATTACTGATAAATGCATCTTCATAATTCATCACCAAAAGATTTTACcagaaagaaaataatgaacaCTCACAAGATAGCGCTCCTTCAAAGTTAGTTTCCTACGTTTTTTGAAGTGAGGAGGGTCCGGCAAAGATGAAGGAAAAGCAATCTCTTTCAGATCATATCGAACATAATCAGATACTTTCCTCCAAACTACCTTCAGCTTCATTGTGAGTCCTGAATTACCCTTACCTGTAATGCGTAAACTCCAAGTTAGTACATGATCaaacaacatacatacatgcaCGTGAGCATGCTATATATACCAAAACTAgagaaattattattatttgaataggaaacaacaacagcaacaacaacatacccagttggatcccacaacgtgaggtctggggagggtaaagtgtacgcagaccttacccccaccttggaaggtagggaggctgtttctgaaagaccctcggctcaaaagaaaacaaggaaaacaaggaaaataggaaaaatagAGGAATTCTTTTCTGTTATAAAGGTCAAATAACCGTTCACGGGATAGAACGTGAGAAATAAAAGGTCTTTAGATAACTGGTCCTCTCTCTAACCCCAAGAATTAGTTACTGTCCATA contains:
- the LOC132049438 gene encoding uncharacterized protein LOC132049438, translating into MKLKVVWRKVSDYVRYDLKEIAFPSSLPDPPHFKKRRKLTLKERYLVLKEASRLYAASWVRDIGPELRPNEHKKKREIEGGLDEENGNRKEKEPSTLEDLAVAARGGMETLRPALQRVYMTRASAYTDALKSFIQGYQEGIQQIMEKKTDSKPSEGADASNSKGPT